The following are encoded together in the Triticum dicoccoides isolate Atlit2015 ecotype Zavitan chromosome 6B, WEW_v2.0, whole genome shotgun sequence genome:
- the LOC119324099 gene encoding ankyrin repeat domain-containing protein 13C-like encodes MEDAARYAHSPAHLAVYRRDHAALRTLVAALPRLPRAGEVTTEAESIAGERVADAVSAVIDRRDVPRRETPLHLAVRLRDPVAADLLMSAGADWSLQNADGWSALQEAVCTREDAIATIIARHYQPLAWAKWCRRLPRVLASVSRIRDFYMEISFHFESSVIPFIGRIAPSDTYRIWKRGAALRADMTLAGFDGFRIQRSDQTFLFLGDGARPEDAGGKELLPGSLIVLSHKDKEITDALEGAGVQPTESEVAHEVALMSKTNMYRPGIDVTQADLVPHMNWRRQERTEAVGQWKAKVYDMLNVLVTVKSRRVPGAMTDEELFAMDGEEKNGRSAELETELDEVLTAEERKQLDSALRGNQDEESEDRAEEGDKGADHLDANGAGKDKKGWFWNGKKGAKNDEKAPKAVSKDESGDAGKGKEKGNGKKKKGGVSSGDSNKLESEYKKGLRPVLWLTPDFPLKTDELIPLLDVLANKVKAVRRLRELLTTKLPTGTFPVKIAIPIVPTIRVIVTFTKFEELQPLDEFATPPTSPTQFQDAKSKDSEGSASWYSWVRGGRGAQSSDSGDSKNWKDEVDPFHIPSEYTWVDATEKKRRMKAKKAKNRRGTARKQSSKNTSSEGGQHPMMDGFE; translated from the exons ATGGAGGACGCGGCCAGGTACGCGCACAGCCCGGCCCACCTGGCCGTCTACCGGCGGGACCACGCGGCGCTCCGAACCCTCGTCGCCGCCCTCCCCCGCCTGCCGCGGGCCGGGGAGGTCACCACCGAGGCGGAGTCGATCGCGGGGGAGCGCGTGGCGGACGCGGTGTCCGCCGTCATCGACCGCCGCGACGTGCCGCGGAGGGAGACCCCGCTGCACCTCGCCGTGCGCCTCCGCgaccccgtcgccgccgacctgcTCATGTCCGCCGGCGCCGACTGGTCGCTGCAGAACGCCGACGGCTGGTCGGCGCTGCAGGAGGCCGTGTGCACGCGCGAGGACGCCATCGCCACCATCATCGCGCGCCACTACCAGCCGCTCGCCTGGGCCAAGTGGTGCCGCAGGCTCCCGCGGGTGCTCGCCTCCGTCTCCCGCATCCGCGACTTCTACATGGAGATCTCCTTCCACTTCGAGTCCTCCGTCATCCCCTTCATCGGCCGCATCGCGCCCTCCGACACCTACCGCATCTGGAAGCGCGGGGCCGCGCTGCGGGCCGACATGACGCTCGCGGGCTTCGACGGCTTCCGCATCCAGCGCTCCGACCAGACGTTCCTGTTCCTCGGCGACGGGGCGCGGCCCGAGGACGCTGGGGGTAAGGAGCTGCTCCCGGGTTCTCTGATAGTGCTGTCTCATAAGGATAAGGAGATCACTGATGCGTTGGAAGGGGCCGGCGTGCAGCCTACGGAGTCGGAGGTGGCTCATGAGGTGGCATTGATGTCCAAGACGAATATGTATCGCCCCGGGATAGACGTCACGCAGGCGGATCTTGTGCCGCACATGAATTGGCGCCGGCAGGAGAGGACTGAAGCCGTGGGGCAGTGGAAGGCAAAGGTGTATGATATGTTGAATGTCCTGGTGACCGTCAAGTCGAGACGGGTCCCTGGGGCAATGACAGACGAGGAGCTGTTTGCGATGGATGGGGAGGAGAAGAATGGGAGGAGCGCAGAGCTTGAAACTGAGCTGGATGAAGTCTTGACTGCCGAGGAGAGGAAGCAGCTTGATTCTGCGTTGAGGGGGAACCAGGACGAGGAATCCGAGGACAGGGCCGAGGAAGGTGACAAAGGGGCTGATCATTTGGATGCAAACGGTGCCGGGAAAGACAAGAAGGGATGGTTTTGGAACGGCAAGAAAGGTGCCAAGAATGATGAGAAGGCACCCAAGGCAGTGAGCAAGGATGAATCAGGTGATGCAGGGAAGGGAAAGGAGAAGGGCAACggcaagaagaagaagggtggtGTCTCATCTGGGGATTCTAATAAACTCGAAAGTGAGTACAAGAAGGGGTTAAGACCAGTGTTGTGGTTGACACCGGATTTCCCTTTGAAGACGGatgagctgatccctttgctcgatGTACTAGCAAACAAAGTGAAGGCTGTTAGAAGGCTTAGGGAACTCTTGACAACCAAGCTGCCTACAGGCACATTTCCAGTCAAG ATTGCTATCCCTATTGTCCCAACAATACGGGTCATTGTGACATTCACAAAGTTTGAGGAATTACAGCCTCTAGATGAGTTCGCCACCCCACCAACGAGCCCCACGCAGTTCCAGGACGCCAAGTCCAAAGATTCGGAAGGATCGGCGTCATGGTACTCGTGGGTCAGAGGGGGCCGCGGTGCGCAGTCCAGCGACAGCGGCGATAGCAAGAACTGGAAAGACGAGGTCGATCCGTTCCATATACCTTCCGAATACACCTGGGTGGACGCCACCGAGAAGAAGCGTAGGATGAAGGCGAAGAAAGCCAAGAACAGGCGCGGCACAGCCCGGAAACAGTCGTCGAAAAACACCTCCTCGGAAGGGGGCCAGCACCCTATGATGGACGGCTTCGAGTAA